A stretch of the Aphis gossypii isolate Hap1 chromosome 2, ASM2018417v2, whole genome shotgun sequence genome encodes the following:
- the LOC126549926 gene encoding uncharacterized protein LOC126549926: protein MLEMGDKTAAVWTAWWILTFSLVQNVVTVGGGGGGGGNSDIWPLERPDGMPVIQSLEVMCGKDHMDVHLQFTQPFEGIVSSKGQYADPRCVYVPPSTGKTFFTFRIAYARCGTKPDLNGQFYENTVVVQYDKDLLEVWDEAKRLRCEWYNDYEKTASKPPMVIADLDVIQLDFRGDNVDCWMEIQHGKGPWAPPVSGIVPLGSTLTLVVAINDYRGEFDMRVKSCAASDGGGHVIQLTDDQGCVLRPKMISGFLKARTSDERASVITYAFFHAFKFPDALSVHIRCKVEICRHGCLDHCQTDERISAGHLLHQQQQHQQHQLQYGPVDRKDQQNDRADYIQTVVVNTDQPNAQAQIHTPFDTTSHNKPLPGQNKETLNRDGFPHGPRNLDDGVVEQSTDDDEKQLPAATPSSSDNATATDEQTAAGLAQLQQRRRRRRSMNVSDAGNADVGVSGLYDVISQSDLAFTPDTKTDSEAVTIFQGRIREDVVYGICMPVHGFGALFVMFAGSAIVSVVVAGFQLHKYQVRRETQKMMSVQAHQHSVAAAAAAGGGYIHNSLAGIVALNKLIASKTTAAAAASQTRRNS, encoded by the exons ATGCTAGAGATGGGTGACAAAACCGCCGCCGTATGGACCGCTTGGTGGATCCTCACATTTTCT TTGGTGCAGAATGTTGTAACCGTAGGCGGAGGTGGAGGTGGTGGCGGTAACAGCGATATTTGGCCGCTGGAGAGGCCCGACGGCATGCCAGTGATTCAGTCATTGGAGGTGATGTGTGGCAAGGATCACATGGACGTGCACTTACAGTTCACGCAACCCTTCGAAGGCATCGTGTCGTCAAAGGGCCAGTACGCGGACCCGCGTTGCGTGTACGTGCCGCCGTCCACCGGCAAAACGTTCTTCACGTTCCGCATAGCGTACGCGCGATGCGGCACCAAACCTGACCTTAACGGTCAGTTCTATGAAAATACTGTGGTCGTCCAGTACGATAAGGACTTGCTGGAAGTTTGGGATGAGGCCAAGAGGTTGCGGTGCGAGTGGTACAATGATTACGAGAAGACCGCGTCCAAACCACCCATGGTCATCGCCGACCTGGATGTTATACAGTTGGACTTCAGAG GTGATAACGTCGATTGTTGGATGGAAATACAACACGGAAAAGGACCATGGGCTCCACCAGTTAGCGGTATAGTGCCTTTGGGTTCTACGTTAACACTAGTAGTAGCCATAAATGATTATAGAG GCGAGTTCGACATGAGAGTGAAGTCTTGCGCAGCATCCGATGGAGGCGGGCACGTCATACAGCTGACTGACGACCAGGGATGTGTGTTAAGACCGAAAATGATTAGTGGGTTCCTGAAAGCTAGAACTTCAGACGAAAGGGCGTCTGTCATTACTTATGCGTTCTTCCACGCCTTCAAATTCCCAGATGCACTTAGTGTGCATATCCGATGCAAGGTAGAAATCTGCCGACACGGTTGCCTGGACCACTGCCAAACAGACGAACGTATATCAGCCGGACATTTACTTCACCAACAGCAACAACACCAGCAACACCAGCTCCAGTACGGACCAGTTGATAGGAAGGACCAACAGAACGATAGGGCGGACTACATCCAAACGGTCGTAGTCAATACGGATCAACCGAATGCTCAAGCGCAGATCCATACTCCATTCGATACAACCAGTCACAACAAACCGTTACCAGGTCAAAACAAG gAGACATTGAACCGGGACGGGTTCCCGCACGGGCCACGAAACCTGGACGACGGCGTGGTCGAGCAATCGACGGACGACGACGAAAAGCAACTGCCGGCCGCGACGCCGTCGTCCTCCGACAACGCGACCGCGACCGACGAACAGACGGCCGCGGGCTTGGCGCAGCTGCAGCAGAGGCGCCGGCGCCGGCGTTCAATGAACGTGTCGGACGCGGGCAACGCGGACGTGGGCGTCAGCGGGCTGTACGACGTCATCTCGCAATCGGACCTGGCGTTCACGCCGGACACCAAGACGGACAGCGAGGCGGTGACCATATTCCAGGGCAGGATCCGCGAGGACGTGGTGTACGGCATATGCATGCCGGTTCACGGGTTCGGCGCGCTGTTCGTCATGTTCGCCGGTTCGGCGATCGTGTCCGTCGTGGTGGCCGGGTTCCAGTTGCACAAGTACCAGGTGAGGCGGGAGACGCAAAAGATGATGTCCGTCCAGGCCCATCAGCACAGCGTGGCCGCGGCCGCGGCCGCCGGCGGCGGTTACATCCACAACTCGCTGGCCGGCATCGTGGCGCTGAACAAGCTGATCGCGTCCAAGacgaccgccgccgccgccgcctccCAGACCAGACGAAACAGCTAA
- the LOC114131733 gene encoding alkaline ceramidase 3, which translates to MAFQEFNNTGYWGKPTATIDWCEKNYEVNYYVAEMWNTISNLMMIIPPLWGIWDMKKQKFARRFFLCYAFILVVGFGSLAFHMTLLYEMQLFDELPMVWGTCYCVYCLSIVKHDMKSKIIPNKLLLLILIIISIGFAIIYLAWPQPLLQHVCYGILVAISLAQEIKLILEFKCAVCKRMFIVAIALYLFGFFLWNIDNILCKNITILREQIPMFLQPFTQMHAWWHIFAGYGVYIQVLFCIHSTYDYHKKYKLSNLLLPEHLYFSIRWQKPTKSN; encoded by the exons ATGGCTTTTCaagaattcaataatacagGTTATTGGGGTAAACCTACAGCTACCATTGATTGGTGTGAGAAAAACTATGAAGTAAATTACTATGTTGCTGAAATGt gGAATACTATCAGTaatttaatgatgataataccTCCATTATGGGGTATTTGGGacatgaaaaaacaaaaatttgctcgaagattttttttgtgttatgcatttattttgg tggtTGGTTTTGGCAGTTTGGCATTTCACATGACGCTATTATATGAAATGCAATTATTTGATGAATTACCAATGGTTTGGGGAACatgttattgtgtttattgttt atctATAGTAAAACATGATATGAAATCTAAGATTATtccaaataaactattattattaatattaataattataagtattggaTTTGCCATAATTTATCTTGCTTGGCCACAACCATTATTGCAACATGTTTGTTATGGAATACTAGTTGCTATATCTTTAGCAcaggaaattaaattaatactagaATTTAAATGCGCTGTCTGTAAACGTATGTTTATTGTTGCAATAGCATTATACCTGTTTGGGTTTTTTTTGtggaatattgataatatactttgcaaaaatattac GATCTTAAGAGAACAGATTCCAATGTTTCTTCAACCATTCACTCAAATGCATGCTTGGTGGCATATATTTGCAGGGTATGGAGTTTACATTCAAGTTCTATTTTG tatTCACAGCACATATGATTaccataaaaagtataaactatcaaatttacttttaccagagcatttgtattttagtatacgTTGGCAAAAACCTACAAAAAGTAATTGA
- the LOC114131725 gene encoding integrator complex subunit 6 yields the protein MTIIVFLIDTSASMCQRTYMGGRPTLLDIAKGAVESFVKVRQRSSESRGDRYMLLTFEEPPANIKAGWKENIGAFMNQLKNLRCAEMTTLGLALKNVFDILNINRMQSGIDTYGQGRSPFFLEPCIIVVITDGGRLSNASNVVDEFNLPMTNPIPGWEMTREPFRWDQRLFSLVLRMSGTPTVDRDTGLVANDTSPIDAMCEVTGGRSYCITSQRVLMQCIDSLVQKIQSGVVINFEKIGPEPLPITDKENGMDVDIGYEEFGKIGFGNTDHINHQNGNKVNGIPNIVQPPSNAWHNCRKLIHVPKSAQKGFPMGFWPIPESYWPENTMNSLPPRCAHPTVKFSCVNQEPMVIESLPFDKYELEPCPLTQFILSRKQPTLCWQVFVANSYKTPEVMHPFGYLKASTTLSCVNLFVLPYNYPLLLPILDELIKVHRLKQTPEWRTQFQAYLRSTPGYYNAPLRRALTRMGVPSTVVTSLVPDTADNASLSYSVLSYLKRLKTQAKTEYDRLCTEVTNKQTAKTNLNLADYVRVNHISLLKKDMTTNPQLQNKFIHLREQLNDFNNYVVGTAKRKNVECNKTGGSGFRNPFDISRSKLLEVVKNMQTNFSHFSQTRFFEDDLVHSMPVSQMGNYQEYLKRMTSPLREVESMPVRQHMFGNPFKIDKRMMVDEADVDMVGAGSGSSSPRAGSKRALDSSPARRKPGPLPRHVCASPRPRSPLPAAFNSLNSIVETPPILLPNGGETDEEPPIPVNGECYPRAMCPSPPPPILEPYENNFNDDTDDDEIVPNDVCNHVPVIPEGSTVRQHLLTITANMNQEIDELSKQELLDIKQHNAKVRKLLFIEVKRPGQNYTALFHCLSTLKGPASIQLTYVNDIIAEALRFKRKKLVNKLEEFRKSYMRIPTAAR from the exons ATGACTATCATAGTGTTCCTCATCGACACCTCGGCGTCCATGTGTCAGCGGACCTACATGGGTGGCCGGCCAACGCTCTTGGACATCGCCAAAGGGGCCGTCGAGTCCTTTGTCAAG gtaaGGCAGCGATCTTCGGAGAGCAGAGGTGATAGATACATGTTATTAACATTCGAAGAGCCACCAGCCAACATCAAG gctGGTTGGAAAGAAAACATTGGTGCATTCATgaaccaattaaaaaatttacgcTGTGCTGAAATGACTACTTTGGGGCTtgcacttaaaaatgtatttgatatactaaatataaatcgtaTGCAAAGTGGTATAGACACTTATGGTCAGGGTCGTTCTCCATTTTTTTTGGAACcatgtattattgtagttataacGGACGGTGGGCGTTTATCGAATGCTTCAAATGTAGTTGATGAATTTAACCTACCCATGACAAACCCCATTCCTGGATGGGAGATGACTAGAGAACCATTTCGTTGGGATCAAAGATTATTTTCTCTGGTGTTACGAATGTCTGGCACTCCAACAGTAGATCGTGATACTGGACTAGTTGCCAATGATACATCTCCTATTGATGCTATGTGTGAAGTCACTGGag GTAGATCATATTGTATAACTTCACAAAGGGTATTAATGCAATGCATTGATAGTTTAGTGCAGAAAATACAAAGTGgagttgtaataaattttgaaaaaattggtCCCGAACCTCTACCAATAACTGACAAAGAAAATGGCATGGATGTAGACATTGGTTATGAAGAATTTGGAAAAATAGGCTTTGGAAATACTGACCATATAAATCATCAAAATGGA aataaagtGAATGGTATTCCCAATATTGTTCAACCTCCTTCCAATGCTTGGCATAATTGTCGTAAACTAATTCATGTTCCAAAATCTGCTCAAAAAGGATTTCCTATGGGATTTTGGCCTATACCTGAATCATATTGGCCTGAAAATACAATGAAttcttta CCACCGAGATGTGCTCATccaacagttaaattttcttgTGTCAATCAAGAACCTATGGTGATAGAAAGTTTACCATTTGACAAATATGAATTGGAACCATGTCCACTAacgcaatttattttatcaagaaAGCAACCTACACTTTGTTGGcag gtttttgTTGCTAACAGTTATAAAACTCCAGAAGTGATGCATCCATTTGGTTACTTAAAAGCCAGTACAACTTTATCCTGTGTTAATCTTTTTGTATTGCCTTATAATTACCCTCTACTTTTACCTATCCTTGATGAATTGATAAAAGTGCATAGATTAAAGCAAACTCCTGAATGGCGAACTCAATTTCAAGCATATTTAAGAAGTACACCGGGATATTATAAtgct CCTTTAAGAAGAGCATTAACAAGAATGGGTGTGCCTAGTACCGTAGTGACTTCATTAGTACCAGATACAGCAGACAATGCTTCATTAAGCTATTctgtattaagttatttaaaacgtCTTAAAACCCAAGCCAAAACAGAATACGATAG attATGCACTGAAGTTACTAACAAACAAACagctaaaacaaatttaaatttggccGATTATGTACGCGTTAATCACATATCATTGCTCAAAAAAGATATGACGACAAATCCTCAAttacaaa ataaatttattcatctGAGAGAACAATTAAACGACTTTAATAACTATGTAGTAGGTACggctaaaagaaaaaatgtagaatGTAACAAAACTGGCGGTTCTGGTTTTCGTAATCCGTTTGATATATCAAGAAGTAAACTTTTAGAAGTAGTCAAAAACATGCAAACTAATTTTTCTCATTTCTCTCAAACCAGATTCTTTGAAGatg aTCTGGTGCATTCAATGCCTGTTAGTCAAATGGGTAACTatcaagaatatttaaaacgtatgACATCACCACTCAGAGAAGTTGAATCTATGCCTGTTAGACAACACATGTTTGGGAACCCTTTCAAAATTGACAAA AGAATGATGGTAGATGAAGCTGATGTTGATATGGTTGGAGCAGGAAGTGGATCATCAAGTCCTAGAGCTGGATCAAAAAGAGCATTAGATAGCAGTCCTGCACGACGAAAACCTGGGCCTTTACCACGACATGTGTGTGCATCACCTCGACCCAGATCACCATTACCTGCTGCTTTCAATTCTCTTAATTCAATTGTCGAAACTCCACCTATACTTTTGCCTAATGGAGGAGAAACAG atGAAGAACCTCCAATTCCAGTTAATGGTGAATGTTACCCTAGGGCTATGTGCCCGTCACCACCTCCACCCATTCTTGAACCATATGAAAATAACTTCAATGATGATACTGATGATGACGAAATTGTGCCAAACGATGTATGTAACCATGTTCCAGTAATTCCAGAAGGAAGTACTGTTCGTCAACACTTATTAACAATTACCGCTAATATGAATCAAGAAATTGATGAATTATCCAAACAAGAGTTGTTAGACATTAAACAACACAATGCAAAAGTTAGGAAACTTTTATTCATTGAAGTTAAACGTCCTGGTCAAA aTTATACAGCATTATTCCATTGTTTGAGTACATTAAAAGGTCCAGCTTCTATCCAATTAACCTATGTTAATGACATTATTGCTGAAGCCCTTaggtttaaaagaaaaaaattagttaacaaATTGGAGGAGTTTAGAAAATCATATATGCGAATTCCAACTGCGGCcagatga